Within Amycolatopsis sp. cg5, the genomic segment CGGCGCGATCGCCGAGGGCGTCGCGCTCACCACCGAGGCGCTGGCCAGCGGCCCGCTGGGCCCGTACCAGCTGCAAGCCGCCATCGCGGCGGTCCACGCGGAGGCGCCGAGCACCGCGGAGACCGACTGGCCGCAGATCGTCCTGCTCTACGAGCTGCTCGAACGCCTGGAACCCAATCCGATGGTCACCCTCAACCACGCCATCGCCGCCGCCATGGCTGACGGCCCCGAGACCGGCCTCGACCTGCTCAAACCCCTCGACGACGACCCTCGCGTCGCCAAGGGCCACCGGCTGCCCGCCGTCCGCGCCCACCTGTTCGAGATGACCGGCGACCTCCCGGCGGCCCGCACCTCCTACGAACTCGCCGCCTCGCGGACCGAAAGCATCCCCGAGCGGAACTACCTGCTCGGCAAGGCGGGCGCCCTCCCGGACCCGGGATAAAGCCCGCTTTACTCCGGGGAGTTAAGCGGGCTTTATCCCGGTTTGGTGGATCAGTGACCGTTAGTATTCCGACGTGCGCCCACCGGTACCTGGAGTTCCCCTGCTCGAACGCGAAGACGAGGTCGGGCGCATCGAGGCCGCACTCGACTCGGCCGCGCGCGGCGAGGGGCGCGTGGTGGTCATCGAGGGCCGCGCGGGCATCGGCAAGACCCGTCTCGTCCAGGACACCCGCGCGCTCGCGAAGGATCGCGGCTTCGGGCGGCTGCAAGCGGTGGGCGACGCGCTCGAAGGCGCGATGGCCTGGGGTGTCGTGCGGCAGATGGTCGAGCGGTCCGTTTCGCGCTACAGCGGCGAAATCCGCGAAAAGATACTGGCCGGGCCGTCCGGCGCGGCGCTGACCGCGCTCGACACCGCGGCCGCCGATCCGTCCGAGTCCGAGCTGGCCCGCACGCTGCACGCGCTGTGGTGGGTGGCCGTCGACCTCTCGTCGACGCGCCCGCTGCTGATCACGGTCGACGACGCGCACTGGGCCGACCTGTCGTCGCTGCAGTTCCTCGTCTACCTGTCGCGCCGCATCGCCGACCTGCCGATCGCGCTGATCGTCGCGACCCGCCCGCCCGCCGAGAGCACCGGCCCGCTGGCCCAGCTCAGCGTCTCCCGCCAAGCCGAGCGGATGCTGCCGCGCCCGCTGACCTCCGAGGCGCTCGGCGAGCTCATCGGGCCCGCCGACGAGACGGTGGTGACCGCCGTGCACGCGGCGAGTGGCGGAAACCCTTTCCTGGCAAAGGTTCTCGTCGACGAGCTCGCGGCGCTCGGGTTGCCGCTGACCATCGCGTCGACGGCCGACCGGGTCGGGAAGCTCGGGCCGAGCACCATCTTCCGCGCCGCGATGGGACGACTGCCCGGCGAGGCCATCCACCTGGCGCGCGCCGCCGCCGTGCTCGGCAACGGCTGCGACCCGTGGCTGGCCGCCGCCGTCGTCGGGCTGAACCCCGGCGGGCTGTCGGTCGCGGTCGAAGCGCTCGTCGCCGCGAACGTGCTGGCCGACGACGGCGACCACCTCGCCTTCATCCACCCCGTGGTGCGCGAGGCCGTGCTCGCCGAACTCGGCCCGGTCGGCCGGTCGACGCTGCACGCCCGCGCCGCGACCAGGCTCTGGACCGCCAAAGCCGCCGCCGACCGCGTCGCCGCGCACCTCGCGCAGGCCCCGCGCGGCACGCTGCCGAACGCGGCCGACGTGCTGCGCAAGGCCGCCGCGTCGCTGCTCGCCTCCGGTGACGCCCGCACCGCCGTCGCCCATCTGATCCGCGCCGTCGACGAGCGTCCCGACGACGCCGGGCTGCGTGCCGAGCTGGGCAGGGCGCTGCTGCGCGCCGGCGACGCCACCGAGGCCAGGCGCCATCTGCGCGTCGCCGCCGCCGGATTGCCCAACGCGGAACTCGTCGCGGCCGCCGCTTCGGCCACCGCCGTCGTCGACGGCCCGGTCGCCGCGATCGCCGAGCTCAACGCCGCCATCGGCGAGTGGACGATCGGCGTCCGCGACAACGGCAGGCTGCACCTGGAGGCCAGGCTCGCGGTGATCCGGTCGTTCCTGGCCGATCAGCGGCACGCCGCCTCCGAGCACCTCAACCTGTTCGCCGACCTGCGCGGCCGCA encodes:
- a CDS encoding AAA family ATPase; this encodes MRPPVPGVPLLEREDEVGRIEAALDSAARGEGRVVVIEGRAGIGKTRLVQDTRALAKDRGFGRLQAVGDALEGAMAWGVVRQMVERSVSRYSGEIREKILAGPSGAALTALDTAAADPSESELARTLHALWWVAVDLSSTRPLLITVDDAHWADLSSLQFLVYLSRRIADLPIALIVATRPPAESTGPLAQLSVSRQAERMLPRPLTSEALGELIGPADETVVTAVHAASGGNPFLAKVLVDELAALGLPLTIASTADRVGKLGPSTIFRAAMGRLPGEAIHLARAAAVLGNGCDPWLAAAVVGLNPGGLSVAVEALVAANVLADDGDHLAFIHPVVREAVLAELGPVGRSTLHARAATRLWTAKAAADRVAAHLAQAPRGTLPNAADVLRKAAASLLASGDARTAVAHLIRAVDERPDDAGLRAELGRALLRAGDATEARRHLRVAAAGLPNAELVAAAASATAVVDGPVAAIAELNAAIGEWTIGVRDNGRLHLEARLAVIRSFLADQRHAASEHLNLFADLRGRTPDERTLLGLLAQMGRYEVRPSSEVAETALRALSTGAYFDDATGSTDAMVAWVVALLALISADGVDDARREIDRARSRVRAHGSPVEFAMVANAALFLNWRLGNVRFMEAESEGTLAAIQHEDPAPQVIALRATSTHFMAYAALERGDFECMAAVLARFDAEHADAPRMMPMMWLHEPRALLALALGDPIKARTEAFLQRDAMLAVGVDPPSIPWRLPAVRAAMLLGDEAEALTLAEEQLVIARRWGAATEVGAALRLLAHADASRRLDLLTESVAVLETSPSRLHLARSLVDLGEALRVARRRTDARVPLNRGIDLATECGSDMLRKRGVEALEALGDRPRRPMFAGREALTASERRVADLAALGRANREIAQELFVTPKTVENHLGRIYTKLGINGRRELAKVLA